From Mycteria americana isolate JAX WOST 10 ecotype Jacksonville Zoo and Gardens chromosome 4, USCA_MyAme_1.0, whole genome shotgun sequence, one genomic window encodes:
- the HPF1 gene encoding histone PARylation factor 1 has protein sequence MTGGGKRRPRGAAGPAGEQCEKNGDVKKRRSNQADIPDNLRQEAETCYQLRLPEDFYQFWKFCEELDPEKPSDALVSSVGLTLVGPYDILAGKHKKAKSTDLDFNLHWRFFYDPPEFQTILVGDSKTQYHMGYFRDVPDELPVWVGANEAKKGCVISQVGDNVFAAVKLFLSKKLKEVTDKKKNAILKDIDEKLTRTAKELGYSLEQKTMKMKQRDKKVVTKAFHGAGLVVPVDKNDVGYRELPETNANLKKICKAIVDAPTDDERLKAFAPIQEMLTFVQFANDECDYGMGYELGVDLFCYGSHYFHKTVGQLLPLAYTLLKRNLFAQIIESHLANRREEKVDQLAP, from the exons ATGACAGGTGGCGGGAAGCGGAggccgcgcggggcggcgggcccggccggcgaGCAG TGTGAAAAAAATGGAGATGTCAAGAAGAGAAGGTCAAATCAGGCAGATATCCCCGATAATCTTCGTCAAGAAGCAGAAACATGCTATCAGCTTAGACTGCCTGAAGACTTCTATCAGTTTTGGAAGTTCTGTGAGGAACTAGATCCTGAGAAACCAAGTg atgcACTTGTGTCAAGTGTTGGACTTACGCTGGTTGGACCATATGATATTCttgctggaaaacacaaaaaagcaaaatcaacagATCTGGACTTCAATCTTCATTGGAGATTCTTCTATGATCCCCCAGAATTCCAGACTATACTTGTCGGGGATAGCAAAACACAGTATCACATGGGAtatttcag GGATGTGCCAGATGAGCTTCCAGTGTGGGTTGGCGCAAATGAAGCTAAGAAGGGCTGTGTGATTTCACAAGTTGGTGATAACGTCTTTGCCGCAGTCAA attatttttgtcaaaaaaactTAAGGAAGTgactgataaaaagaaaaatgctattttgaaagaCATAGATGAAAAACTAACAAGAACAGCAAAAGAACTGGGTTATTCTCTGGAACAAAAAACCATGAAGATGAAACAGAGAGATAAGAAA GTGGTGACCAAAGCATTTCATGGAGCAGGCCTAGTTGTTCCGGTAGACAAAAATGATGTTGGATACAGAGAACTTCCTGAAACAAATG CTAACCTCAAAAAAATTTGTAAGGCCATTGTTGATGCTCCTACTGATGATGAGAGACTGAAGGCCTTTGCACCCATTCAAGAAATGCTCACCTTTGTTCAGTTTGCTAATGATGAATGTGACTATGGAATGGGATATGAACTGGGTGTGGACCTGTTTTGCTATGGATCACAT TACTTCCACAAGACGGTgggccagctgctgcctctggctTACACCCTGCTGAAGAGGAACCTCTTTGCCCAGATCATCGAGTCGCACTTGGCCAACCGGCGGGAGGAGAAGGTGGACCAGCTCGCGCCCtga